In the Malus domestica chromosome 16, GDT2T_hap1 genome, one interval contains:
- the LOC103402709 gene encoding protein NRT1/ PTR FAMILY 3.1 has product MEEQGSSHAARKKGGLVTMPFIFANEVCEKLAVVGFHANMISYLTTQLHMPLTKAANTLTSIGGTANLTPLLGAFISDAYIGRFWTITISSIIYQIGMICLTVSAVLPQLRPPPCTHDQVCEEADGWQLAILYVSLLLGALASGGIRPCVVAFGADQFDENDEKQTTKTWNYFNWYYFVMGVSILVSVTVLVYIQDNIGWGWGLGIPTIAMFLSVIAFVIGYPLYRNLAPAGSPFTRLIQVSVAAYKKRKLSMVSDPRMLYQNDELDRPISIGGKLLHTKHLKFLDKAAIATEEDNLKSPNLWRINTVHRIEELKSVIRMGPIWGTGILLTTAYAQQGTFVLQQAKTMDRHLTKSFEIPAGSMSVFTIVTMLSTLALYDRLFIPVARKFTGLERGITYFQRMGIGFFISIFATLVGGFVEIKRKEAAFAHGLVDHPHDTIPISVFWLVPQYALHGIAEAFMSIGHLEFFYDQSPESMRSTAAALFSTSISVGNYVSTILVSLVHKFSAGPNGSNWLPDNNLNKGKLENFYWLITVLQVVNLIYYIFCAKTYTFKSIQVVKKEGAESGENQVELANKAQLA; this is encoded by the exons ATGGAGGAGCAAGGCAGCAGCCATGCTGCAAGGAAGAAGGGAGGCTTGGTCACAATGCCCTTCATCTTTG CTAATGAGGTTTGTGAGAAGTTGGCTGTGGTGGGATTCCATGCAAACATGATAAGCTACTTGACAACGCAGCTTCATATGCCGTTAACAAAAGCAGCCAACACCCTTACCAGTATTGGTGGCACTGCAAACTTGACCCCCTTGCTTGGCGCCTTTATTTCTGATGCCTACATTGGCCGCTTCTggactatcactatttcttccATTATATACCAGATt GGAATGATTTGCTTAACAGTATCAGCAGTACTTCCACAACTGAGACCTCCCCCATGCACCCACGACCAAGTTTGCGAAGAAGCCGACGGATGGCAGCTAGCAATTCTGTATGTCTCCCTCTTACTAGGAGCACTCGCGTCGGGAGGAATCCGGCCCTGCGTCGTGGCATTCGGGGCGGATCAGTTCGACGAGAATGACGAAAAACAAACCACCAAGACGTGGAACTACTTCAACTGGTACTATTTTGTGATGGGGGTATCAATATTAGTGTCTGTAACGGTGCTTGTGTATATTCAAGACAACATTGGATGGGGTTGGGGACTTGGAATTCCAACTATAGCCATGTTTCTCTCAGTTATTGCGTTTGTGATCGGGTACCCGCTTTACCGGAACTTGGCTCCGGCCGGGAGTCCGTTTACCCGGTTGATACAAGTGTCGGTGGCTGCCTACAAGAAGAGAAAGCTGTCTATGGTGTCTGATCCTAGAATGTTGTACCAGAACGATGAACTTGACCGTCCTATTTCTATTGGTGGAAAGCTTCTTCACACCAAGCATTTGaa ATTTCTTGACAAAGCAGCGATCGCGACGGAGGAGGACAATCTCAAGTCACCAAACTTATGGAGGATCAACACCGTTCATCGCATCGAAGAACTGAAATCCGTGATCAGAATGGGACCTATATGGGGAACAGGAATACTCCTCACCACAGCCTATGCCCAACAAGGCACATTCGTACTCCAACAAGCCAAAACCATGGACAGGCACCTCACAAAGTCCTTTGAAATCCCTGCAGGCTCCATGTCAGTCTTTACCATAGTCACCATGCTCTCCACCCTCGCATTGTACGACCGCCTCTTCATTCCGGTAGCTAGAAAGTTCACCGGGCTAGAGCGGGGAATAACATACTTCCAGAGAATGGGAATAGGGTTTTTCATTTCGATATTCGCCACATTGGTCGGCGGATTTGTAGAAATAAAGCGAAAAGAGGCGGCTTTTGCACACGGGTTGGTCGATCATCCTCATGATACAATCCCCATTTCAGTGTTTTGGTTAGTTCCTCAGTATGCCCTTCATGGGATAGCTGAAGCATTCATGTCAATCGGGCACCTCGAGTTTTTCTATGACCAGTCGCCGGAGAGCATGAGAAGCACCGCTGCCGCGCTGTTTTCGACCTCTATCTCTGTCGGGAACTATGTGAGCACTATTTTGGTGTCACTGGTGCACAAATTTAGTGCTGGCCCTAATGGATCGAACTGGCTGCCGGATAATAATTTGAACAAAGGGAAGTTGGAGAACTTCTATTGGTTAATCACGGTATTACAAGTTGTTAATCTTATTTACTACATATTTTGTGCCAAAACGTATACGTTTAAGTCGATTCAGGTCGTAAAGAAAGAAGGTGCCGAGTCTGGAGAAAATCAAGTGGAGCTTGCCAATAAGGCGCAATTGGCTTAA
- the LOC103402710 gene encoding ACD11 homolog protein — translation MILTAKHGCGRRAMDGMEMAESTSMPPLTAIVEAFEELVKFLQSHPHNSQQKQQQTLRLDTFCQASTLVSILFSCLGLAFKFAEMEYVSKVEDLVEASKTYDTLESLLDFDVANDTVKSPGSHSRNLRRVRQGLDLVRALFEQFLSTDDYSLREAASTAYANVCAPYHSWTIRTAVAAGMYALPSRDQLLVNLEETHQSAEKKMKRYIQASRPVIEYIDRLYLSRNISLDW, via the exons ATGATTTTGACGGCAAAGCACGGCTGCGGAAGAAGAGCCATGGACGGTATGGAAATGGCGGAGTCGACGTCGATGCCTCCTCTGACGGCAATCGTTGAGGCGTTTGAGGAGTTGGTCAAGTTCCTCCAATCCCATCCCCATAACTCCCAACAAAAACAACAGCAAACGCTGCGTTTGGATACCTTCTGCCAGGCTTCCACTCTCGTCTCCATCCTCTTCAGCTGCCTTGGCCTCGCTTTCAAGTTCGCCGAGATGGAGTACGTCTCCAAG GTTGAAGATCTTGTGGAGGCGTCAAAGACTTACGACACATTAGAAAGTCTTCTAGACTTTGATGTTGCTAATGACACGGTAAAATCCCCGGGAAGCCATTCCCGTAATCTTCGCCGTGTCCGGCAGGGTCTCGACCTCGTCAGAGCTCTGTTTGAACAATTCTTGTCAACCGA TGATTACTCTTTAAGGGAAGCAGCTTCGACAGCTTATGCCAATGTTTGTGCGCCATACCACAGTTGGACAATCAGGACAGCGGTTGCTGCCGGAATGTATGCTCTTCCGTCGAGGGATCAACTTCTGGTGAATCTCGAAGAGACCC ATCAGTCagcagagaagaagatgaaaaggTACATCCAAGCCTCGCGTCCGGTTATCGAGTACATCGACAGGCTATACCTTTCTAGGAACATCTCCTTGGACTGGTGA
- the LOC103402711 gene encoding dihydrolipoyllysine-residue acetyltransferase component 4 of pyruvate dehydrogenase complex, chloroplastic: MASSPFLSKTTISFSSSISTSLPWRPSPFSSSSTAFRSNPRRRTLTVQSKIREIFMPALSSTMTEGKIVSWVKSEGDVLSKGESVVVVESDKADMDVETFYDGILAAIVVGEGETAPVGAAIGLLAETKEEVAEAREKAKSSSSGSPASSSPAEAAVTPTPPPATATPAPAIAQPAPSATATYTPKKGVATPFAKKLAKQHKVDIASVVGTGPFGRITPADVEAAAGIVKPTKPVAAEPTSVAAAPPKPSAAAPPLLPGSTVVPFTTMQAAVSKNMVESLSVPTFRVGYPINSDAIDALYEKVKPKGVTMTALLAKAAAMAVAQHPVVNASCKDGKSFSYNSSINIAVAVAINGGLITPVLQDADKLDLYLLSQKWKELVEKARSKQLQPHEYSTGTFTLSNLGMFGVDKFDAILPPGQGAIMAVGASKPTVVADVDGFFSVKSKMLVNVTADHRIVYGADLAAFLKTFANIVENPESLTL, encoded by the exons ATGGCGTCGTCTCCTTTCCTCTCCAAGACCACcatttccttctcctcctccatctCCACCTCCCTCCCATGGCGCCCCTcccccttctcctcctcctccaccgcGTTCCGCTCTAATCCCCGCCGCCGCACCCTCACCGTCCAATCCAAGATCAGGGAGATCTTCATGCCCGCCCTCAGCTCCACCATGACCGAGGGCAAGATCGTCTCCTGGGTCAAATCCGAGGGCGACGTCCTCTCCAAAGGCGAGAGCGTCGTTGTCGTCGAGTCTGACAAAGCCGACATGGACGTCGAGACCTTCTACGACGGCATTCTCGCCGCAATCGTCGTTGGGGAAGGCGAGACCGCCCCCGTCGGCGCCGCCATCGGGCTTCTTGCTGAGACCAAAGAGGAAGTAGCCGAAGCCAGGGAAAAAGCCAAATCCTCCTCGTCTGGTTCCCCCGCTTCTTCCTCCCCAGCTGAAGCTGCTGTTACACCCACTCCTCCTCCTGCCACTGCCACTCCCGCCCCTGCCATTGCCCAGCCTGCTCCATCTGCAACTGCTACTTACACTCCCAAAAAGGGCGTGGCCACTCCTTTCGCAAAAAAGCTAGCCAAGCAGCACAAGGTCGACATTGCCTCCGTGGTGGGCACCGGCCCATTTGGCCGCATTACGCCTGCTGACGTGGAGGCAGCCGCCGGAATTGTCAAGCCCACGAAACCCGTCGCCGCCGAGCCCACTTCGGTGGCCGCTGCTCCACCCAAGCCTTCTGCTGCAGCCCCGCCACTGCTTCCCGGGTCAACCGTGGTGCCATTTACCACGATGCAGGCTGCCGTCTCGAAGAACATGGTGGAAAGCCTCTCCGTGCCGACTTTCCGGGTCGGGTACCCGATTAACAGCGATGCCATCGACGCCCTCTATGAAAAG GTGAAACCAAAGGGTGTGACAATGACTGCATTGTTGGCCAAGGCTGCTGCTATGGCAGTTGCTCAGCACCCAGTTGTGAATGCGAGCTGCAAAGACGGAAAGAGCTTTTCGTATAACAGCAGCATAAACATTGCTGTTGCTGTGGCAATCAATGGAGGACTCATAACCCCTGTTCTTCAGGATGCCGATAAG TTGGATTTGTATTTGCTGTCCCAGAAATGGAAGGAGTTAGTGGAGAAGGCCCGTTCCAAGCAACTTCAGCCCCATGAGTACAGTACAG GAACTTTCACCTTGTCCAATTTGGGCATGTTTGGAGTGGACAAGTTTGATGCTATTCTTCCACCAGGCCAG GGGGCTATCATGGCTGTTGGAGCTTCAAAGCCAACTGTTGTGGCCGATGTAGATGGATTCTTTagtgtaaaaagtaaaatgcTG GTGAACGTAACAGCTGATCACCGGATTGTTTATGGTGCTGATTTGGCTGCCTTCCTCAAGACATTTGCCAACATTGTTGAGAACCCAGAGAGCCTCACATTGTAG
- the LOC103425428 gene encoding uncharacterized protein isoform X1, producing the protein MGILVAEAAEAPFGFLRWNEVFVSSDKGRREVHYYLKRSDGSSDLAVVGKEKSLRHMSYHYAHRIRSLFSMSSLVKLKSRREVIDWLDSVVADTSFLKSPDLGESVSDGKDACKLGIEIFKDTVLRKLGKHTTEFMWLGSPWTCRKKRRHYQSFSRNGVVVSVHDFVFVLAEEDKRLVAYLEDMYEDSRGNKMVVVRWFHKVDEVGIVLPHNFNDREIFFSLCLQDLSIECIDGLATVLSPQHFEKFKREATQTLLKPFVCHKQFENDDVQPFDITQVQGYWKQEILRYMHTLAPSKAHGSSQQPDEGLEAEENDGANGIRPKKRHHSSQNDDMRLEFRDWKEFPDAVRDNVENLNQHETDCRSKSKSFCLGRGGSSVLPHKEVNKNPQQHLVVGSQVEVLSQDSGIRGCWFKALIIKRYRDKVKVQYQDIQDAAYEAKKLEEWILASRLAASDQLGLRTFGRPIVRPSPPSTKGRVSWAVDVGTVVDVWWNDGWWEGIVVQKEPDDRLHVYFPGEKRVLIVGHGELRHSQEWLGIGWAQIKDRPELVSSISCDLETKQVVGKSSDCVPVQSAVCDSKPLKKEETGCNNSVPLAESDKDGKVKELGKVPDLLKDDLLAQLKWKSSRKRRRGNGSSVQKLHCIVSDGKNARRLVGSGACESFMISSSLKVDRENCKYLGDSLFSSSVAPPLTSLVM; encoded by the exons ATGGGGATATTGGTGGCTGAGGCGGCAGAGGCACCGTTTGGTTTCCTGAGATGGAATGAGGTGTTTGTGTCGAGCGACAAAGGGCGGAGGGAGGTCCATTACTATCTGAAACGGAGCGACGGCAGCTCAGATCTGGCGGTGGTGGGCAAAGAGAAGAGCTTGCGGCACATGTCCTATCACTATGCGCACCGAATCCGTTCGTTGTTCTCCATGTCTTCGCTCGTTAAGCTCAAGTCTCGCAGAGAGGTCATTGATTGGCTCGATTCCGTCGTTGCAG ATACATCATTTCTCAAATCACCCGATTTGGGTGAAAGCGTGTCAGATGGTAAAGATGCTTGCAAGTTGGGGATTGAAATCTTTAAG GATACTGTATTGCGGAAGTTAGGCAAGCATACCACTGAATTTATGTGGTTAGGCTCTCCTTGGACATGCAGGAAAAAACGAAGGCATTATCAATCATTTAGCCGGAATGGCGTTGTAGTTTCA GTTCAtgattttgtatttgttttagCAGAGGAAGATAAACGTCTTGTTGCATACTTAGAAGATATGTACGAGGATTCTAGGGGCAACAAGATGGTTGTGGTGCGGTGGTTTCACAAAGTTGATGAGGTTGGTATAGTTTTGCCTCACAATTTTAATGACAGGgagattttcttttctctttgtcTTCAAGATCTCAGTATTGAATGCATAGATGGATTAGCTACTGTACTCAGCCCCCAGCATTTTGAGAAATTCAAGAGAGAGGCAACACAAACTCTTTTGAAACCCTTCGTATGCCATAAGCAATTTGAAAATGACGATGTCCAGCCCTTTGACATTACTCAAGTTCAAGGTTATTGGAAACAGGAGATACTTAGATACATGCACACACTTGCTCCTTCGAAGGCTCATGGAAGTTCTCAACAGCCAGATGAAGGGTTGGAAGCGGAAGAAAATGATGGTGCCAATGGTATCAGACCTAAAAAGaggcatcattcttcacaaaatGATGACATGCGCTTGGAATTCCGTGACTGGAAAGAGTTTCCGGATGCTGTACGTGATAATGTGGAGAATCTAAATCAACATGAGACTGATTGCAGAAGTAAAAGCAAATCCTTCTGCCTTGGAAGAGGAGGTTCTTCTGTTTTACCTCATAAAGAGGTGAATAAAAACCCGCAACAGCATTTAGTAGTTGGTTCCCAGGTTGAAGTCCTCTCACAGGACAGTGGCATTAGAGGGTGTTGGTTCAAAGCTTTGATTATCAAAAGGTACAGAGATAAAGTGAAGGTGCAATATCAAGATATTCAGGATGCAGCTTATGAAGCTAAAAAACTTGAG GAATGGATTTTGGCTTCTAGGCTTGCAGCTTCTGATCAATTGGGTCTTCGTACTTTTGGTAGGCCAATTGTTCGGCCATCTCCACCGTCTACCAAAGGCAGAGTTTCATGGGCTGTTGATGTTGGGACTGTTGTGGATGTCTGGTGGAACGATGGATGGTGGGAAGGGATTGTAGTTCAGAAGGAACCTGATGACAGACTGCATGTGTATTTCCCAG GAGAAAAGCGGGTGTTGATTGTTGGTCATGGTGAATTAAGACATTCTCAAGAGTGGTTGGGAATAGGATGGGCTCAGATTAAGGACAGGCCAGAACTTGTGAGCTCAATATCATGTGATTTAGAAACAAAGCAAGTTGTCGGAAAGAGTTCAGATTGCGTGCCAGTGCAATCTGCAGTGTGTGACAGCAAACccttgaagaaagaagaaaccGGATGTAATAATTCTGTTCCGCTCGCTGAAAGTGATAAAGATGGAAAGGTTAAAGAACTGGGCAAGGTTCCAGATCTTTTGAAGGATGATCTACTTGCCCAGCTGAAGTGGAAGTCCTCGAGGAAGAGAAGACGTGGTAACGGCAGCTCTGTCCAGAAGCTCCACTGCATTGTTTCTGATGGCAAAAACGCCCGTCGTCTTGTGGGGTCCGGTGCTTGCGAAAGTTTTATGATTTCATCATCTCTGAAAGTAGACCGAGAGAACTGCAAATATTTAGGGGATTCACTTTTCAGTTCTTCTGTTGCGCCTCCGCTAACAAGTTTAGTGATGTAG
- the LOC103425428 gene encoding uncharacterized protein isoform X2, translating to MPSKTLDTSFLKSPDLGESVSDGKDACKLGIEIFKDTVLRKLGKHTTEFMWLGSPWTCRKKRRHYQSFSRNGVVVSVHDFVFVLAEEDKRLVAYLEDMYEDSRGNKMVVVRWFHKVDEVGIVLPHNFNDREIFFSLCLQDLSIECIDGLATVLSPQHFEKFKREATQTLLKPFVCHKQFENDDVQPFDITQVQGYWKQEILRYMHTLAPSKAHGSSQQPDEGLEAEENDGANGIRPKKRHHSSQNDDMRLEFRDWKEFPDAVRDNVENLNQHETDCRSKSKSFCLGRGGSSVLPHKEVNKNPQQHLVVGSQVEVLSQDSGIRGCWFKALIIKRYRDKVKVQYQDIQDAAYEAKKLEEWILASRLAASDQLGLRTFGRPIVRPSPPSTKGRVSWAVDVGTVVDVWWNDGWWEGIVVQKEPDDRLHVYFPGEKRVLIVGHGELRHSQEWLGIGWAQIKDRPELVSSISCDLETKQVVGKSSDCVPVQSAVCDSKPLKKEETGCNNSVPLAESDKDGKVKELGKVPDLLKDDLLAQLKWKSSRKRRRGNGSSVQKLHCIVSDGKNARRLVGSGACESFMISSSLKVDRENCKYLGDSLFSSSVAPPLTSLVM from the exons ATGCCCTCAAAAACTCTAG ATACATCATTTCTCAAATCACCCGATTTGGGTGAAAGCGTGTCAGATGGTAAAGATGCTTGCAAGTTGGGGATTGAAATCTTTAAG GATACTGTATTGCGGAAGTTAGGCAAGCATACCACTGAATTTATGTGGTTAGGCTCTCCTTGGACATGCAGGAAAAAACGAAGGCATTATCAATCATTTAGCCGGAATGGCGTTGTAGTTTCA GTTCAtgattttgtatttgttttagCAGAGGAAGATAAACGTCTTGTTGCATACTTAGAAGATATGTACGAGGATTCTAGGGGCAACAAGATGGTTGTGGTGCGGTGGTTTCACAAAGTTGATGAGGTTGGTATAGTTTTGCCTCACAATTTTAATGACAGGgagattttcttttctctttgtcTTCAAGATCTCAGTATTGAATGCATAGATGGATTAGCTACTGTACTCAGCCCCCAGCATTTTGAGAAATTCAAGAGAGAGGCAACACAAACTCTTTTGAAACCCTTCGTATGCCATAAGCAATTTGAAAATGACGATGTCCAGCCCTTTGACATTACTCAAGTTCAAGGTTATTGGAAACAGGAGATACTTAGATACATGCACACACTTGCTCCTTCGAAGGCTCATGGAAGTTCTCAACAGCCAGATGAAGGGTTGGAAGCGGAAGAAAATGATGGTGCCAATGGTATCAGACCTAAAAAGaggcatcattcttcacaaaatGATGACATGCGCTTGGAATTCCGTGACTGGAAAGAGTTTCCGGATGCTGTACGTGATAATGTGGAGAATCTAAATCAACATGAGACTGATTGCAGAAGTAAAAGCAAATCCTTCTGCCTTGGAAGAGGAGGTTCTTCTGTTTTACCTCATAAAGAGGTGAATAAAAACCCGCAACAGCATTTAGTAGTTGGTTCCCAGGTTGAAGTCCTCTCACAGGACAGTGGCATTAGAGGGTGTTGGTTCAAAGCTTTGATTATCAAAAGGTACAGAGATAAAGTGAAGGTGCAATATCAAGATATTCAGGATGCAGCTTATGAAGCTAAAAAACTTGAG GAATGGATTTTGGCTTCTAGGCTTGCAGCTTCTGATCAATTGGGTCTTCGTACTTTTGGTAGGCCAATTGTTCGGCCATCTCCACCGTCTACCAAAGGCAGAGTTTCATGGGCTGTTGATGTTGGGACTGTTGTGGATGTCTGGTGGAACGATGGATGGTGGGAAGGGATTGTAGTTCAGAAGGAACCTGATGACAGACTGCATGTGTATTTCCCAG GAGAAAAGCGGGTGTTGATTGTTGGTCATGGTGAATTAAGACATTCTCAAGAGTGGTTGGGAATAGGATGGGCTCAGATTAAGGACAGGCCAGAACTTGTGAGCTCAATATCATGTGATTTAGAAACAAAGCAAGTTGTCGGAAAGAGTTCAGATTGCGTGCCAGTGCAATCTGCAGTGTGTGACAGCAAACccttgaagaaagaagaaaccGGATGTAATAATTCTGTTCCGCTCGCTGAAAGTGATAAAGATGGAAAGGTTAAAGAACTGGGCAAGGTTCCAGATCTTTTGAAGGATGATCTACTTGCCCAGCTGAAGTGGAAGTCCTCGAGGAAGAGAAGACGTGGTAACGGCAGCTCTGTCCAGAAGCTCCACTGCATTGTTTCTGATGGCAAAAACGCCCGTCGTCTTGTGGGGTCCGGTGCTTGCGAAAGTTTTATGATTTCATCATCTCTGAAAGTAGACCGAGAGAACTGCAAATATTTAGGGGATTCACTTTTCAGTTCTTCTGTTGCGCCTCCGCTAACAAGTTTAGTGATGTAG